One window of Halopelagius longus genomic DNA carries:
- a CDS encoding cytochrome P450 — MSQQNPGPDMRPPDELTTEERLMDPFPWYETMRETEPVRYDGSRDCWDVFRYDDVKRALSDHETFTSKGASDFDPNGNLGTLLIDEDPPEHDRLRGVVEEYFQPGNLDELRPSIRSIVDDRLDRALEDGREIDAIGELTAPVTVSTISRLLGVPEDDWDLVRQWSGAMTGDEAGRDAIMEGVGKMYEYFGNLLGERRQNPESDLISVIAGSESDDEPTLSPSEQRAFCVFLFLAGHSTTTHAVGNALWTLEETGEYERLREGELDRRTVFNEVLRYRGPVQSISGRRTTEAVELSGTEIPEGERIVSWIGSANRDPDAFDDPDLFRPDRRPNRHIAFGFGPHYCLGAPLAKLEGDVILDAVTDRVERLEVDEGPSEPVELATSYGFDRLPMTFHPRN, encoded by the coding sequence GTGAGCCAGCAAAATCCTGGGCCTGATATGCGACCACCGGACGAACTCACCACGGAAGAGCGGTTGATGGATCCATTTCCGTGGTACGAGACGATGCGCGAGACCGAACCCGTACGGTACGACGGGAGTCGCGACTGTTGGGACGTTTTTCGCTACGATGACGTCAAGCGGGCGCTCTCCGACCACGAGACATTCACCTCGAAGGGCGCATCTGACTTCGATCCGAACGGAAACCTGGGGACGCTTCTCATCGATGAGGACCCGCCGGAACACGACCGGCTTCGGGGCGTCGTCGAGGAGTACTTCCAACCAGGAAACCTCGATGAGCTTCGCCCGTCGATTCGGTCGATCGTGGATGACCGCCTCGATCGAGCGCTCGAAGATGGAAGGGAGATCGACGCTATCGGCGAACTAACCGCCCCGGTGACCGTCTCAACCATCTCCCGTCTCTTGGGCGTTCCCGAGGACGACTGGGATCTGGTCAGACAGTGGTCCGGAGCGATGACTGGCGACGAGGCTGGACGCGATGCCATCATGGAAGGGGTGGGAAAGATGTACGAATACTTCGGTAACCTCCTAGGTGAGCGTCGCCAGAACCCGGAAAGCGACCTGATCTCGGTCATCGCGGGTTCGGAGTCGGACGACGAACCGACGCTTTCGCCATCCGAACAGCGAGCGTTCTGTGTCTTCCTCTTTCTAGCCGGCCACTCGACGACGACCCACGCCGTCGGGAACGCCCTTTGGACGCTCGAGGAAACCGGGGAGTACGAACGACTCCGCGAGGGCGAGCTCGACCGGCGGACAGTGTTCAACGAGGTTCTCCGGTATCGGGGACCGGTACAGTCGATCTCCGGGCGACGAACGACTGAAGCGGTCGAACTCAGCGGAACGGAGATTCCCGAAGGTGAACGGATCGTCTCCTGGATCGGGTCGGCCAATCGGGACCCCGACGCTTTCGACGATCCGGATCTGTTCCGTCCCGATCGGAGGCCGAACCGCCACATCGCGTTCGGATTCGGTCCTCACTACTGTCTTGGCGCGCCGCTCGCGAAGCTAGAGGGCGACGTCATCCTTGATGCTGTCACGGACCGCGTCGAACGACTCGAGGTCGACGAGGGTCCATCTGAGCCCGTCGAGCTGGCAACCAGCTACGGATTCGATCGCCTCCCGATGACGTTTCATCCGCGTAACTAG
- a CDS encoding DedA family protein: MVDLTDVALRFVRLYGPLALLLFTFLETSMLFPFLPSEVVVPVAAALIITDPASFAVFVLAATVGGTAGAYVPFYVFRGDRVGGSDWIRDRVNVSEERIERGREWFRRWGRSSVLWGRFFPALRSVVSIPAGLAGMDPRQFGAFTAVGSVGFYAATGGVVYYGRQRSLFSAALAVTAERPVLVAGAILALLVVGAAVRNRFRGGGVLGRS, from the coding sequence ATGGTGGACCTGACGGACGTGGCGCTTCGATTCGTACGTCTGTACGGACCGCTCGCGTTACTCCTCTTTACCTTCCTCGAGACGTCGATGCTCTTTCCGTTCCTCCCGAGCGAAGTCGTCGTCCCCGTCGCGGCCGCACTCATCATCACCGACCCCGCGTCGTTCGCCGTGTTCGTCCTCGCCGCTACCGTCGGCGGGACGGCCGGCGCGTACGTGCCGTTCTACGTGTTTCGCGGCGACCGAGTCGGGGGGAGCGACTGGATTCGGGACCGCGTGAACGTCTCCGAGGAGCGTATCGAACGCGGCAGAGAGTGGTTCCGACGGTGGGGGCGGTCGTCGGTCCTCTGGGGGCGGTTCTTCCCGGCGTTACGCTCCGTGGTCTCCATCCCGGCCGGTCTCGCGGGGATGGACCCTCGGCAGTTCGGCGCGTTCACTGCGGTCGGGTCCGTCGGCTTCTACGCCGCCACCGGCGGTGTCGTCTACTACGGCCGCCAGCGGTCGCTGTTTTCGGCGGCGCTCGCCGTCACAGCGGAGAGACCGGTCCTCGTCGCGGGCGCGATACTTGCGCTCCTCGTCGTCGGAGCGGCCGTCAGAAACCGGTTCCGCGGCGGGGGAGTACTGGGCCGATCGTAA
- a CDS encoding cytochrome P450 gives MQSSGSAVGVGQAPEAIRSRERQLSPFEWYAEMRQKTPVCYDEQRETWDVFRYEDVNHVLKNHDAFTANRTLEDNESSNGGSDEMPMLQTMITTDPPEHNRLRGFIDEQFQPGAIREYQPQVEKVTAELLDDLENKQQFDFVDEFAVPVPVIVIAELLGIPADRREQFKEWSDALVARPEDDTEEEIQRVQRGQQQAQQEMGRYFAKLLEERRGGDGDDLVTLAANAEDLSRGEKVGFCILLLLAGNITTTNLLTNTIWSFEEEGIINDVRTGAIDHEQAIEEVLRYRSPIQSLKRIATENVELNGQQIQTGDVLTLWLGAVNRDPEIFDDPEKFRPERGPNRHIAFGTGVHFCLGAHLARMEADVAIEQLLERFDRLDADLSDLQPLSSLYGLESLPCEVSVNAHSER, from the coding sequence ATGCAGTCCTCTGGATCAGCCGTTGGAGTGGGTCAGGCACCGGAAGCCATTCGAAGCCGCGAGAGGCAGCTCTCGCCGTTCGAGTGGTACGCTGAGATGCGTCAGAAAACTCCCGTTTGTTACGACGAACAACGGGAAACGTGGGACGTGTTCCGATACGAAGACGTAAACCACGTTCTCAAAAACCATGATGCGTTCACAGCTAATCGTACACTGGAGGACAACGAATCCTCGAACGGCGGCAGTGATGAGATGCCGATGTTGCAGACGATGATCACAACAGACCCGCCGGAACACAACCGACTTCGGGGATTTATCGACGAACAGTTCCAACCGGGAGCGATACGGGAGTACCAGCCCCAAGTGGAGAAGGTAACGGCGGAGTTGCTAGACGACCTCGAAAACAAGCAGCAATTCGATTTTGTCGACGAGTTCGCAGTTCCGGTTCCGGTCATCGTCATCGCCGAGTTGCTAGGGATCCCCGCTGACCGCCGCGAGCAGTTCAAGGAGTGGTCGGATGCACTCGTTGCGCGGCCCGAAGACGACACAGAAGAGGAGATTCAACGGGTCCAGCGAGGACAGCAACAGGCCCAACAGGAGATGGGCAGGTACTTCGCAAAGTTACTGGAAGAGCGCCGGGGGGGTGACGGCGATGATCTCGTTACGCTCGCAGCGAACGCAGAAGATCTATCCAGAGGAGAGAAGGTCGGATTCTGTATCCTCCTCCTTCTCGCAGGCAACATCACGACGACGAACCTCCTCACGAATACGATCTGGTCGTTCGAGGAAGAGGGAATCATAAACGACGTTCGAACGGGGGCGATCGATCACGAACAGGCTATCGAAGAGGTGCTTCGATATCGATCCCCGATCCAGTCATTAAAACGAATCGCTACAGAGAACGTCGAGCTGAACGGCCAACAGATCCAGACCGGGGACGTCCTGACACTCTGGTTGGGTGCTGTAAACCGTGATCCGGAGATCTTCGACGACCCCGAGAAGTTCCGACCCGAGCGAGGGCCCAACCGGCACATCGCGTTCGGAACGGGAGTCCACTTCTGTCTGGGAGCTCATCTCGCGCGGATGGAAGCAGACGTAGCCATAGAGCAGTTACTTGAGCGCTTTGATCGGCTGGACGCGGATCTATCGGATCTTCAGCCGTTGAGTAGCCTCTACGGTCTTGAATCACTCCCCTGTGAGGTGAGCGTGAACGCTCATTCCGAAAGATAG
- a CDS encoding potassium channel family protein, whose translation MLLLVIVDLLWTTLWVDGGAGPLSSRLSKWVWRLLRRVGERHSRLLSLAGPLILTLTLATWVGLIWFGWTFVFAGGENALIDTRDGGPVDWTSRLYYVAYTMFTDGNGDFTPNGSVWQMASSFTTASGMLFVTMGVSYVLAVLGAVAEKRAFANSVTGIGQESEEFIRSSWNGEDFHDVDLMLDTVSSNLNQLSEQHKSYPILHYYHSEGEAEASAMAVAVLAESTTILAEGIPEEYGPNGTLIKSTRSSTKDYLQTLDNAFIEPAGETPPPPDLDRLRRAGIPTVSDAEFAEALEEMNESRRKLLGAVEADAWYWPSRRSE comes from the coding sequence ATGTTGCTCCTCGTAATCGTCGACCTCCTGTGGACGACGCTGTGGGTCGACGGCGGCGCGGGCCCCCTCTCGTCTCGCCTGTCGAAGTGGGTGTGGCGTCTCCTCCGGCGGGTCGGCGAGCGACACTCTCGACTGCTGAGTCTCGCCGGCCCCCTCATCCTGACGCTCACCCTCGCCACGTGGGTCGGACTCATCTGGTTCGGGTGGACGTTCGTCTTCGCGGGCGGCGAGAACGCGCTTATCGACACGCGAGACGGCGGCCCCGTCGATTGGACCAGTCGGCTCTACTACGTGGCTTACACGATGTTCACCGACGGGAACGGCGACTTCACGCCCAACGGGAGCGTCTGGCAGATGGCCTCGTCCTTCACGACGGCCAGCGGGATGCTGTTCGTGACGATGGGCGTGTCCTACGTGCTCGCCGTCCTCGGGGCGGTCGCCGAGAAGCGCGCGTTCGCAAACAGCGTGACCGGAATAGGGCAGGAGAGCGAGGAGTTCATCCGGTCGTCGTGGAACGGCGAGGACTTCCACGACGTCGACCTCATGTTGGATACGGTCTCTTCGAACCTCAACCAACTCTCCGAGCAGCACAAGTCGTATCCGATACTCCACTACTACCACAGCGAGGGTGAAGCCGAGGCGTCGGCGATGGCCGTCGCGGTGTTGGCCGAGTCGACGACGATTCTCGCCGAGGGGATCCCGGAGGAGTACGGGCCGAACGGCACCCTCATCAAGAGCACCCGGTCGAGTACCAAAGACTACCTCCAGACGCTCGACAACGCGTTCATCGAACCCGCCGGAGAGACCCCGCCCCCGCCGGACCTCGATCGCCTCCGCCGGGCGGGTATCCCGACCGTCTCCGACGCGGAGTTCGCCGAGGCCCTCGAAGAGATGAACGAGTCGCGGCGAAAACTGCTCGGGGCGGTCGAGGCCGACGCGTGGTACTGGCCGTCGCGGCGGAGCGAATAA
- a CDS encoding FxLYD domain-containing protein, with protein MNGSDHITRRRFVAACSGGAVAALSGCAGASDEPTYQEGQANQTNASQRTAEQMLVAEALATTETNQRANPLQSLTLETHEYVVQDGYKGPTVQGVVSNTDDSPIEYAEVRVRVYNADGAHLGQYLSTTRDIAPNSRWKFGVIILSSASDIAAYDIAVVGIPE; from the coding sequence ATGAACGGTTCGGACCACATCACGCGCCGCCGCTTCGTGGCCGCCTGTAGCGGCGGTGCCGTGGCGGCCCTGTCCGGGTGTGCGGGGGCGAGCGACGAACCGACGTACCAGGAGGGGCAGGCGAACCAGACGAACGCCAGTCAGCGCACGGCCGAACAGATGCTCGTCGCGGAAGCCCTCGCGACGACGGAGACGAACCAGCGGGCGAACCCCCTCCAATCGCTCACGCTGGAGACGCACGAGTACGTGGTTCAGGACGGGTACAAAGGACCGACCGTGCAGGGCGTCGTCTCCAACACGGACGACTCCCCGATAGAGTACGCGGAGGTCCGCGTCCGAGTGTACAACGCCGACGGCGCGCACCTCGGCCAGTACCTGTCTACCACGCGGGACATCGCACCCAACTCGCGGTGGAAGTTCGGAGTGATTATCCTGAGTTCGGCGTCGGACATCGCGGCCTACGACATCGCCGTCGTCGGAATCCCCGAGTAG
- a CDS encoding TetR/AcrR family transcriptional regulator, with product MSNYPETEQRIREAAFRALTRHGYADLSIKDIGDELGQNPSLIYHYFDSKDELLLSMLDVFVEIFAGQRAEQPITDPEAELRQFIDQVLSPQPEQVEQVLFSPPPDIQQGVSRVFVELWAHATWDDEFRAETTQVENRLRDTVIEILRAGIELDQFQPVEPEQTADHLLFLLKQTIHTRTTTNRDDATERGQTIIDGVIDDISVES from the coding sequence ATGAGTAACTATCCTGAGACTGAACAACGAATCAGAGAAGCTGCCTTCCGTGCACTTACTAGACACGGATACGCGGATCTCTCGATCAAAGATATAGGCGACGAACTCGGTCAAAACCCATCCCTGATATACCATTACTTCGATAGCAAAGACGAATTACTGCTTTCGATGCTCGATGTCTTCGTCGAGATTTTTGCCGGCCAACGAGCTGAGCAGCCGATCACTGACCCGGAAGCGGAACTACGACAGTTCATTGATCAAGTTCTCTCTCCTCAACCAGAGCAAGTCGAGCAAGTCCTGTTCTCTCCACCACCCGATATCCAACAAGGGGTTTCGCGAGTGTTTGTCGAACTGTGGGCGCATGCGACGTGGGATGACGAATTCCGAGCAGAAACTACACAAGTGGAAAACCGACTCAGAGACACGGTCATTGAGATCCTCCGTGCCGGTATCGAACTTGATCAGTTCCAACCGGTGGAACCGGAGCAGACGGCAGATCATCTTCTCTTTCTGCTGAAGCAAACGATCCACACTCGTACGACGACAAACCGAGATGACGCCACGGAGCGCGGTCAAACGATCATCGATGGCGTAATAGACGATATTTCCGTCGAGAGTTAG
- a CDS encoding SDR family NAD(P)-dependent oxidoreductase, whose translation MNGLDGNTAVVTGAASGIGRASARRFAEEGANVVAADIDVTAGRETVDLIEDAGGNATFVEVDVSDSKSVERMVDIAVDTYGSLDFAHNNAGILTGFSGVTDITDEQWERIIAINLKGIWTCMKAELPVMESQGGGAIVNTASEAGLVGMGGLSSYSASKHGVVGLTKSAALEYASRDIRINAIAPGPTKTNIQSGLLGGTGGSSIPLLNRIGTAIELVRMAIRTIRADYDTSAMRDVPMDRIAEPEEMAGAVAFLCSSDASYITGHTLPVDGGQAAD comes from the coding sequence ATGAATGGACTAGATGGGAATACAGCTGTCGTAACGGGAGCCGCATCAGGAATTGGACGCGCATCGGCACGCCGCTTCGCTGAGGAAGGAGCGAACGTCGTCGCCGCGGACATCGACGTGACGGCTGGTCGTGAGACAGTCGATCTGATCGAGGATGCCGGCGGTAACGCGACGTTTGTCGAGGTCGATGTTTCCGATTCCAAGTCGGTCGAGCGAATGGTCGACATCGCGGTCGATACCTACGGAAGCCTCGATTTCGCGCACAACAACGCGGGAATCCTCACCGGCTTTTCGGGGGTCACTGACATCACGGACGAACAGTGGGAACGGATCATCGCTATCAACCTGAAAGGCATCTGGACCTGCATGAAGGCAGAGCTCCCCGTCATGGAGAGTCAGGGCGGTGGCGCGATCGTCAACACGGCCTCCGAGGCCGGCTTAGTGGGGATGGGCGGACTCTCCAGTTATTCAGCCAGCAAACACGGCGTTGTTGGCCTGACGAAATCAGCAGCCCTCGAGTACGCCAGTCGTGACATCCGGATCAACGCGATCGCTCCGGGCCCTACAAAGACGAACATTCAATCAGGTCTTTTGGGCGGAACAGGCGGGTCATCGATACCGCTGTTGAACCGGATCGGGACGGCAATCGAACTAGTCCGAATGGCGATCCGGACGATCCGGGCCGACTACGATACGTCCGCCATGCGGGACGTACCGATGGACCGCATCGCTGAACCCGAAGAGATGGCCGGTGCGGTCGCATTCCTTTGTTCGTCCGATGCATCGTACATTACGGGTCACACGCTGCCCGTCGACGGCGGTCAGGCGGCCGATTGA
- a CDS encoding DUF192 domain-containing protein, whose amino-acid sequence MVSRQTLTIAAFAVLVLASVTGAVYAFNPSAFPTSEYERTTVTVLDEADNETLATVDVRIADTHQKRYTGLSETESLGEDEGMLFVHDDEGEHAYVMREMSFPLDIVFVDENGTITQIHHAELPPEGTSGEDLTKYRGTGKYVLEVPYGYTNESCIEEGDRIRIGDYGSEGETTT is encoded by the coding sequence ATGGTCTCGCGGCAGACGCTCACAATCGCCGCGTTCGCGGTGTTGGTCCTCGCCTCCGTCACCGGTGCCGTCTACGCGTTCAACCCGTCGGCGTTCCCGACGAGCGAGTACGAACGGACGACGGTCACCGTCCTCGACGAGGCGGACAACGAGACGCTGGCGACCGTCGACGTTCGCATCGCGGACACCCACCAGAAGCGCTACACCGGACTCAGCGAAACCGAGTCGCTCGGCGAGGACGAGGGGATGCTGTTCGTCCACGACGACGAGGGCGAACACGCGTACGTGATGCGCGAGATGTCCTTCCCCCTCGACATCGTCTTCGTGGACGAGAACGGCACCATCACGCAGATTCACCACGCCGAACTCCCGCCGGAGGGCACCTCCGGAGAGGACCTGACGAAGTACAGGGGCACCGGGAAGTACGTCCTCGAAGTCCCCTACGGCTACACGAACGAGTCGTGCATCGAGGAGGGCGACCGGATCCGAATCGGCGACTACGGGTCCGAAGGCGAAACAACGACGTAA
- a CDS encoding DUF7538 family protein has translation MGEHVEALAELEGWRAEGFAARVHYRGADDHYSVEFYEPSECVLYWKVKDDGETAVPVGRNTVPDPLRARIREDLSEASVDPDVEDRVL, from the coding sequence ATGGGCGAACACGTCGAGGCACTCGCGGAGTTGGAGGGGTGGCGCGCCGAGGGGTTCGCGGCGAGAGTCCACTACCGGGGCGCCGACGACCACTACAGCGTCGAGTTCTACGAACCCTCCGAGTGCGTCCTCTACTGGAAGGTGAAAGACGACGGCGAGACGGCGGTTCCCGTCGGACGGAACACCGTCCCCGACCCCCTCCGGGCGCGCATCCGCGAGGACCTCTCCGAGGCGTCCGTCGACCCGGACGTGGAGGACAGAGTGCTGTAG